In the Opitutaceae bacterium genome, one interval contains:
- a CDS encoding alpha-glucosidase/alpha-galactosidase, with the protein MRKKAVPAGHESHTKSASESGLPGSFSRPIKITMMGAGSGFTPRLLNDVLQTPGQQGGEIALVDIDRNRLVTMEKLIRKLIRKLGANNWKVVASTNRRTVLKGSDYIVNCIEVSGTSCVRFDNDIPAKYGIDQCIGDTIGPGGLFKSLRTIPVFLEVLKDAERLCPEAIVLNYTNPMNMMCLAAARTSSMQVVGLCHSVQGTSHLLAGRAGVPYHEMEWDCAGINHLAWFTKLRHAGKDLYPLLMKKAKDDLKKAAAEGWEDPADMADPRSNERPEHHRDLVRKDMMVHFGAFITESSGHLSEYLPYYRKRKDLLKTYARPAYDGGSSFYADNWPTWRKHADQMRDAMVKGRESIDWDRSWEYASWIIEAREKNVPFRIHGNVPNWTRGGGALITNLPANGCVEVACMVDRNGIQPTRYGALPPQMAAICSSNMSMFELGAIAAVERSKEAAIHALMLDPLSAAVCSPAEIRRMTLELFKAERAFLPGYR; encoded by the coding sequence ATGCGTAAGAAAGCTGTTCCCGCCGGTCACGAATCACACACCAAGTCCGCCAGCGAGTCGGGTCTTCCCGGTTCCTTCAGCCGGCCGATCAAGATCACCATGATGGGTGCGGGCAGCGGGTTCACGCCGCGTCTGCTCAATGATGTCCTGCAGACTCCGGGGCAGCAGGGTGGGGAAATCGCCCTGGTCGATATCGACCGCAACCGGCTCGTCACGATGGAGAAGCTGATCCGCAAGCTGATCCGCAAGCTCGGTGCGAACAACTGGAAGGTGGTGGCGTCGACCAACCGCAGGACCGTCCTGAAGGGCAGCGACTACATCGTCAACTGCATCGAAGTGAGCGGAACCTCCTGTGTGCGGTTCGACAATGACATCCCGGCCAAGTACGGGATCGATCAATGCATCGGCGACACCATCGGACCGGGCGGTCTCTTCAAGTCGCTGCGAACCATCCCGGTCTTTCTTGAGGTGCTCAAGGATGCGGAGCGGCTTTGTCCCGAGGCAATCGTTCTCAACTACACCAATCCGATGAACATGATGTGCCTGGCCGCCGCGCGGACCAGTTCGATGCAAGTGGTTGGCCTCTGTCACTCGGTCCAGGGCACCAGTCATCTCCTGGCCGGTCGTGCCGGTGTGCCTTACCATGAGATGGAATGGGACTGCGCCGGCATCAATCATCTGGCCTGGTTCACCAAGCTGCGTCACGCGGGCAAGGATCTTTATCCCCTGTTGATGAAGAAGGCGAAGGACGATCTGAAGAAGGCGGCGGCCGAAGGCTGGGAAGATCCGGCGGACATGGCGGATCCCCGGTCGAACGAAAGGCCCGAGCATCACCGCGATCTCGTCCGCAAGGACATGATGGTCCACTTCGGTGCATTCATCACCGAGTCGAGCGGTCACCTTTCGGAGTATCTGCCTTACTACCGCAAGCGGAAGGACCTGTTGAAGACCTATGCCCGGCCGGCCTACGACGGTGGTTCCAGCTTCTATGCCGACAATTGGCCGACCTGGCGCAAGCATGCCGACCAGATGCGTGATGCCATGGTCAAGGGCCGTGAGTCGATCGACTGGGATCGCAGTTGGGAATACGCCAGCTGGATCATCGAGGCCCGCGAAAAGAACGTCCCGTTCCGGATTCACGGCAACGTGCCGAACTGGACTCGTGGGGGTGGCGCTCTCATCACCAATCTCCCGGCAAACGGCTGTGTGGAGGTGGCCTGTATGGTCGACCGCAACGGCATCCAGCCCACCCGCTACGGTGCCCTGCCGCCGCAGATGGCGGCGATCTGCTCCTCCAATATGAGCATGTTCGAGCTCGGCGCGATCGCCGCGGTCGAGAGGAGCAAGGAAGCGGCCATCCACGCCCTCATGCTCGATCCCCTCAGCGCGGCCGTCTGTTCTCCTGCGGAAATCCGCAGGATGACCCTCGAGCTCTTCAAGGCCGAAAGGGCTTTTCTGCCGGGGTACCGGTAG
- a CDS encoding glycosyl transferase encodes MNPYGHFDDANREYVISRPDTPLPWLNYLGQDEFFGLCTNTGGGYTFWRDARLRRLTRYRYNNVPMDLGGRYLYVRTRDRIWSPTWKPVRAMLERYECRHGLGYTRIIGALNGLEVEMLFFVPPGENVEIWKTTVRNHERNTRDVRLFSFVEFCLYEALNDMTNLQRTYSIGEVEVEDGAIYHKTEYRERRNHYTLFACTHPVSGFDTSRGAFVGVHNGLHDPQVPCVGQCTNSIAHGWNPIGSHQIDLHLEPGAEKTFAFLLAYVDQGNEPKFESPRVLNKVKGRALIAEYRDPAAIDRAFAALGGRWSELLDNFQVDCPDPHAGRMANIWNQYQCMATFNLSRSASLYETGIGRGMGYRDSNQDLLGFVHLIPDRARQRILDIAGTQNSDGSCFHQYQPLTKKGNAEVGADFMDDHLWLILSTCAYIKETGDRSILSERVGYADEPDSPATLEDHLELSMAYTLRERGPHGLPLIGHADWNDCLNLNCFSTEPNESFQTAGDVAGSKAESVMIAGLFLFAARELTDLYVWLGRAEDAARHNLSREAMLEVVEKHGWDGEWYRRAYDAAGNPVGSALCDEGKIYIESQGWCILGGAGMDNGRARQALDSVEKHLATPYGIVLQQPPYGEYHVELGEVSSYPPGYKENAGVFCHNNPWIQLALMKIGDGDRAFDYYLRTCPSAQESRIDQYRGEPYVYSQMIAGPDSGTPGEAKNAWLTGTAAWTFLTVSQGILGIRPGYDGLQIDPCIPSTWPGFTAQRRYRGATYRITVENPSGLCRGIKSVMVDGKRIAGNTIPLAAAGTQVEVKAVLEAG; translated from the coding sequence ATGAATCCCTACGGTCATTTCGACGACGCCAACCGGGAATACGTCATTTCCCGACCCGATACCCCGCTGCCCTGGCTGAATTATCTCGGGCAGGATGAGTTCTTTGGACTCTGCACGAACACGGGAGGAGGCTACACATTCTGGCGGGATGCGCGTCTGCGGCGGTTGACCCGCTACCGCTACAACAATGTCCCGATGGATCTCGGGGGCCGCTACCTTTACGTCCGGACCCGTGACCGGATCTGGAGCCCGACCTGGAAACCGGTCCGTGCCATGCTGGAGCGCTATGAGTGCCGCCACGGGCTCGGCTATACCCGGATCATCGGCGCGCTCAACGGCCTCGAGGTGGAGATGCTTTTCTTTGTTCCCCCGGGTGAGAACGTCGAGATTTGGAAGACGACGGTCCGAAACCACGAGCGCAACACCCGTGACGTGCGCCTCTTCTCCTTTGTCGAGTTCTGTCTCTACGAAGCGCTCAACGATATGACCAATCTCCAGCGCACTTATTCGATCGGTGAGGTGGAAGTCGAAGACGGCGCCATCTACCACAAGACCGAATACCGCGAGCGCCGCAATCATTACACCCTTTTTGCCTGCACGCACCCGGTGTCGGGATTTGACACGTCACGGGGCGCCTTTGTCGGTGTTCATAATGGTCTTCATGATCCGCAGGTGCCCTGTGTCGGCCAATGCACCAACAGCATCGCTCACGGCTGGAATCCGATCGGCTCACACCAGATCGACCTGCATCTTGAGCCGGGAGCGGAAAAGACCTTCGCCTTTCTGCTTGCCTACGTCGATCAGGGGAATGAACCGAAGTTCGAGAGTCCGCGGGTGCTGAACAAGGTCAAGGGCCGCGCCCTCATCGCCGAGTACCGGGATCCCGCCGCGATCGATCGGGCCTTTGCCGCCCTCGGTGGCCGCTGGTCGGAGCTGCTGGACAATTTCCAGGTCGATTGTCCGGACCCCCATGCCGGCCGGATGGCCAATATCTGGAATCAGTACCAGTGCATGGCCACCTTCAATCTTTCCCGCTCCGCCAGCCTCTATGAGACGGGCATCGGGCGCGGCATGGGCTACCGCGACAGCAACCAGGACCTGCTCGGCTTCGTTCACCTCATCCCGGACCGGGCGCGGCAGCGGATCCTCGACATCGCGGGCACCCAGAACAGCGACGGCTCCTGCTTTCACCAGTATCAACCCTTGACCAAGAAAGGAAATGCCGAAGTCGGGGCCGACTTCATGGACGACCATCTCTGGCTCATCCTCAGTACTTGTGCCTATATCAAGGAAACCGGCGACCGCTCCATCCTCAGCGAACGGGTCGGCTATGCGGATGAACCGGATTCCCCCGCCACCCTCGAGGACCATCTCGAGTTGAGCATGGCCTATACTCTGCGGGAGCGCGGCCCCCACGGGCTACCGCTCATCGGTCATGCCGACTGGAACGATTGCCTCAACCTCAACTGTTTTTCGACCGAGCCCAACGAGTCGTTCCAGACGGCCGGCGACGTGGCCGGATCCAAGGCGGAATCGGTCATGATCGCGGGCCTCTTCCTCTTTGCGGCGCGCGAGTTGACGGATCTCTATGTCTGGCTCGGGCGAGCGGAAGATGCCGCGCGGCACAACCTCTCCCGTGAAGCGATGCTCGAGGTGGTGGAAAAGCACGGCTGGGACGGCGAATGGTACCGGCGGGCCTACGATGCGGCCGGCAACCCGGTCGGGTCGGCTTTGTGCGACGAGGGAAAGATTTACATCGAGAGCCAGGGCTGGTGCATTCTCGGAGGCGCGGGGATGGACAACGGCCGGGCCCGCCAGGCGCTCGACAGCGTCGAGAAACACCTTGCCACCCCCTACGGGATTGTCCTCCAGCAGCCGCCCTACGGCGAATACCACGTCGAGCTGGGCGAGGTCTCCAGCTACCCGCCCGGCTACAAGGAGAACGCCGGTGTCTTCTGTCACAACAATCCCTGGATCCAGCTTGCCCTGATGAAGATCGGGGATGGCGACCGGGCCTTTGATTATTACCTGCGGACCTGTCCCTCCGCCCAGGAAAGCCGGATCGATCAGTATCGGGGAGAGCCCTACGTGTACTCACAGATGATCGCGGGGCCGGATTCCGGAACGCCGGGGGAGGCCAAGAATGCGTGGCTGACCGGAACGGCAGCCTGGACCTTTCTCACCGTGTCCCAGGGTATCCTGGGAATCAGACCCGGCTATGACGGCCTGCAGATCGATCCCTGCATCCCCTCGACCTGGCCTGGGTTCACCGCCCAGCGCCGGTATCGCGGCGCGACTTACCGGATCACGGTGGAGAATCCCTCGGGTCTCTGCCGAGGGATCAAGTCAGTCATGGTCGATGGCAAGCGGATTGCGGGTAACACCATCCCGTTGGCCGCCGCCGGCACCCAGGTCGAGGTGAAAGCCGTGCTGGAAGCCGGCTGA
- a CDS encoding S8 family serine peptidase, with product MHAATKWVGLGLTVVVTAVVFLRISSPGDEPSPRRAEVFEGSPSPQVPASSGPVADPKPAIASLVSLSGSPSVLLDRSVRRDANGYAIGAVEISRTPDLPWPVRSETSYPPCGSSDSTEARSIRMVADQFLVGLAPEADPAEAITELRNLGIDARVATSGSTFLVARIGDFEHEDSLPLSIEAARRVLGERATAIEPDYLVTTHLITPNDPSFGQQWALASGGTNAGIQAPAGWTIDHNAGEVVVAVIDSGIRVTHRDLRENLWTNPREVPGNGIDDDNNGYVDDIHGINTISGDGDPSDLEGHGTHVAGIIGARGNNGIGISGVAWEIDLMALRFIGANGEGATSDAVEAIDYAINNGAHVINASWGGPGRSGILEAAIRRAGSAGIIFVTSAGNSGRDIDVSPEFPAGFDLPSLVAVASVIQNGQLSSFSNFGYQRVALAAPGSDILSCLAESDDAYGYASGTSMAAPHVAGIAALLRSTFGPESAEDLIDRLYRTSRAVSFLASKVTGGGVVDLARSLSDSSSAPINDNFEDAVAATGSTFRYFGTTSFATGQAGEANPFSQSRIRSVWFQLTVPDTTKVRLRSSSTQFESGVTIYRGNALANLATVTSGSGSEVDLSFEAIGGLPYRIRIEPINDRQGLYQLDVSIPAANDAFARAALLTGDSFNVSADNRLATRETAEPSHAGLAPNRSLWWSWTAPRSGYFVVSTFGSDHDTTLAVYQGDSLSGLSLVAANDNSAEGVVFSSVAFNPVAGQTYRIVADSTSPAGGMVRIQGTFDTGVRFVVQPEDSYSTEGATAVFNARAEGRPPILYQWLKDGDPIAGATGTQLKLSSITSSDLGGYRLQATGPEAQAFSREARLYFGGHPPRIETPPVAGSYFVGESIRLSVRVRGVGPISLQWLLNGQPITGETGDSLIRTSAQPSNSGLYSLKASNAFGSVESDRVRITVTAPTPEGWHFRFPSSTPGISMVSWLNNRFFAYGSLGTVYSSTDGETWQRHPYLNKDDRIEEIIYGNNRYLVRDSFGRLRVVGEDLDFSAAPMANGDFSAARIVFDSGLFVAATLGGMKTSLDGLAWTERAAPFSRLPDYLARLNDRFVAIWFDSTRGGRATIAYSLDGINWTDPTAVNTDYYETAAVVDGALHLIRSWDSSIRTTDGINWEPGPVLVGDMNRIFIHQGRLYALEVWSVGTGAPFFEIGPARTREAARTIASDITSVAFGNDRFVVVNRNGDLHMLQPEPGIPTPSAPLPGPTYYASAPPRLSFVNGRFYVMGSDSAASDDGAHWEIHDYTQGLYMAPGRPAEIEAIEYGNGVYTTGALSGPSPDYLEPGLNDNPWVPSAIVFGDGIFAGIAYNSVITSTNGRDWTDHSFSPPYGFEDIAFGGGRFVAVGGNIIATSSGPDAWTQIEIPYNPTDQHTTMTGVAYGLGEFVVTTTNGVLYRSRDGLNWTRFVHGFPGDSGNSNDLPSLADITFGDGVFMVVGHRWIFRSGNLDQWTRSPAPVSSLDTVAYGNGTFVAATSGIFLQLGQQPNAVPLVAFEEPTAELTVARNAIQHLRIRASDPEGRLIGIRLLANGSEIASSSTGLLELDWTPPTSGTFGLLAEARDADGMTSTDAIGIRVREPNLQPVSYRTRPRNAIDAVLFKDQYFVLDTQGNLWRSSNLEDWSVVFFPDVPGARRELVANEDVLLIRSSPDLALTRDGLSFVEVGTPYAGRSIDHLSTDGADGFLMENEGIFTSFDGVEWLPVGISNYGVDLMAMNKGSIITAESRWESATLRRPDGGKEALPPPAESEWFRSLFAHGGHFYLKGDTWVARSIDGHDWKVWQLGQVDYSHPTGAFTDGKAIVLYGGSADPLVTTDQIHWQTIAVKGLSSIVRFNGSYYGTTWQTVYRSDDLVHWDVVHRLPEHGGTVSSSKLVTGPAGMLVCPADGVGLGYTRDGSVWVQEENLLPWDYTANLVNLAQGNGVWVASTYNFGVKTGATLSRLEPSGTDLKRAFFDGTRFVATSISDNNAVYFSPDGRVWQKQAVVVPPKANLETLFYLKDSNRYVVAVNADLFATTADFVTWTTGEFRDRFSGNFYELNGHVISNFDGGFRHTTDGVNWHRVALKDQYGWLYWANGTYLLAIGYDRVAVSTDLQDWTVHPLPGSLPSLQYMRIIPTADGFFADDQSYSDISRSFFSPDGIHWQPATLPGRYRYTTPVLVNGTWYYLDNDVLALVETDLELAGVSAPADTFGADDPIDLQIEIRNASDEPINVPEGLPVAAFLAEDRIWSPRTDTGLGTVQTGPIAIDAGKSEIQTIRFIIPADVPPGLHGVAVWLDAGNHIPEQNEFNNYAWSDKAEIDIPERRLTTSSDGGGTIDILPFRQRYANKARVTLVPIESPGFAFSGWEGVTESHLDTATIRMNTDREVTAHFARALTLRTEVLGAGVVEVHPDEGVFPPGAAIRLSARSEPNWAFRGWSGDQSGPEADLGFTIEHDTRVVARFHQSAAAWKSRIFTAEQQHDPAISSDLADPDNDGSVNQAEFLFGTDPLDPASVPWVGMIPNDRGTIVRFPVRALIDLEPIGIEISRDMQTWVPLDVSLSPILMEPGAGTDLVEIEIQDDVAPPPFFIRFVLNPVAD from the coding sequence GAAGTGGTCGTCGCGGTCATCGACTCCGGCATCCGCGTGACCCACCGCGACCTGCGCGAGAACCTCTGGACCAATCCGCGGGAGGTTCCGGGCAACGGGATCGATGACGACAACAACGGCTACGTTGACGATATCCACGGCATCAATACCATATCCGGCGACGGAGATCCATCGGACCTGGAGGGACATGGCACCCACGTGGCCGGAATCATTGGCGCCCGGGGCAACAACGGCATCGGGATCAGCGGAGTGGCCTGGGAGATCGATCTGATGGCGTTGCGATTCATCGGCGCCAACGGCGAAGGAGCCACCTCCGATGCGGTCGAAGCGATCGACTATGCCATCAACAACGGCGCCCATGTCATCAACGCATCCTGGGGCGGCCCGGGACGCAGCGGTATCCTTGAGGCGGCGATCCGCCGGGCGGGATCCGCCGGGATCATCTTCGTGACTTCAGCCGGCAACAGCGGGCGTGACATCGACGTCTCCCCGGAGTTTCCCGCCGGTTTCGACCTGCCGTCCCTCGTGGCCGTGGCCTCCGTCATCCAGAACGGTCAGCTGTCCTCCTTCAGCAACTTCGGCTACCAGCGGGTCGCCCTCGCCGCGCCCGGTTCCGACATCCTCTCCTGCCTGGCCGAATCCGACGATGCCTATGGCTATGCGAGCGGAACCTCGATGGCCGCACCCCACGTTGCCGGGATCGCCGCCCTGCTCCGGAGCACATTCGGTCCGGAATCCGCCGAGGACCTGATCGACCGGCTCTACCGGACGTCCCGAGCCGTTTCGTTCCTCGCCTCGAAGGTCACCGGGGGCGGCGTGGTGGACCTGGCACGGTCATTAAGCGATTCCTCATCCGCCCCGATCAACGACAACTTCGAAGACGCCGTCGCCGCAACCGGATCCACTTTCCGCTATTTCGGAACAACCAGTTTCGCGACCGGCCAGGCGGGCGAAGCCAATCCCTTCAGCCAATCCAGGATCCGGTCGGTCTGGTTTCAGCTGACGGTGCCGGACACCACTAAGGTTCGCCTGCGGTCCTCCTCGACCCAGTTTGAGTCGGGGGTAACCATCTATCGAGGCAACGCCTTGGCGAACCTCGCCACCGTCACCTCGGGATCCGGGTCCGAGGTCGATCTCTCATTCGAGGCAATTGGCGGATTGCCTTATCGCATTCGCATTGAACCGATAAATGACCGCCAGGGCCTCTACCAATTGGATGTCTCCATTCCCGCCGCCAACGATGCCTTCGCCCGCGCGGCTCTCCTGACGGGCGATTCCTTCAACGTCTCGGCTGACAATCGTCTGGCCACCCGGGAAACCGCCGAGCCATCCCACGCCGGCCTCGCCCCGAACCGCTCACTCTGGTGGAGTTGGACAGCGCCGCGCTCCGGATACTTCGTGGTCTCGACCTTCGGCAGCGACCACGATACCACCCTCGCGGTCTACCAGGGCGATTCCCTGTCCGGGCTCTCCCTCGTCGCGGCAAACGACAACTCAGCCGAGGGGGTCGTCTTCAGCTCCGTCGCCTTCAATCCGGTCGCCGGCCAGACCTACCGGATCGTCGCGGATTCAACCTCACCCGCCGGCGGCATGGTCAGGATCCAGGGCACGTTCGATACCGGCGTGCGTTTTGTGGTTCAACCCGAGGACAGCTACTCCACCGAAGGAGCGACGGCCGTCTTCAACGCAAGAGCCGAAGGCCGCCCCCCCATCCTCTACCAATGGCTCAAGGACGGTGACCCCATCGCCGGAGCCACCGGAACCCAATTGAAACTGTCCTCGATCACGAGTTCCGACCTTGGCGGCTACCGGCTACAGGCGACCGGGCCCGAAGCCCAGGCATTCAGCCGGGAGGCCCGCCTCTATTTCGGCGGGCACCCTCCCCGCATTGAAACCCCGCCCGTGGCGGGATCCTATTTCGTCGGCGAGAGCATCCGCCTGAGCGTGCGGGTCCGGGGTGTTGGCCCAATCTCCCTTCAGTGGCTGTTGAACGGCCAGCCGATCACAGGTGAAACCGGTGACTCGCTGATCCGAACCTCGGCTCAACCCTCAAATTCCGGTCTCTATTCCCTGAAAGCCTCCAACGCCTTCGGGTCCGTGGAGTCGGACCGCGTTCGGATAACGGTGACGGCGCCGACCCCTGAAGGTTGGCATTTCCGCTTCCCCTCGTCCACTCCGGGTATTTCCATGGTCTCCTGGCTGAACAACCGCTTCTTCGCCTACGGATCGCTGGGAACGGTCTACTCGTCGACCGACGGAGAGACTTGGCAGCGCCATCCCTATCTCAACAAGGACGATCGAATTGAGGAAATCATCTACGGAAACAACCGCTACCTCGTTCGCGATTCCTTCGGAAGACTCAGGGTGGTCGGCGAAGACCTTGACTTCTCGGCTGCTCCCATGGCCAACGGTGACTTCTCGGCCGCCCGCATCGTTTTTGACTCCGGTCTCTTCGTTGCCGCCACCCTGGGGGGGATGAAGACCTCCCTGGACGGGTTGGCGTGGACCGAACGTGCCGCCCCGTTCAGTCGGCTGCCCGACTATCTCGCCCGGTTGAACGACCGTTTTGTCGCCATCTGGTTCGACAGCACCCGTGGAGGCCGTGCAACCATCGCCTATTCCCTCGACGGCATCAACTGGACCGACCCGACGGCCGTGAATACCGATTATTACGAAACCGCCGCCGTTGTTGATGGCGCGCTCCACCTCATCCGTTCCTGGGATTCCTCAATTCGGACAACGGACGGGATCAACTGGGAACCGGGGCCCGTCCTCGTCGGGGATATGAACAGGATCTTCATCCATCAGGGCCGGCTCTATGCCCTGGAGGTCTGGTCGGTTGGCACCGGCGCCCCCTTTTTCGAGATTGGTCCGGCCAGGACCCGGGAAGCCGCCCGCACCATCGCTTCAGACATCACCTCGGTCGCCTTCGGCAATGATCGGTTTGTCGTGGTCAACCGCAACGGCGACCTGCACATGCTTCAACCGGAACCGGGGATCCCGACCCCCTCCGCTCCCCTCCCGGGCCCCACCTACTACGCCAGCGCCCCACCCAGGCTATCGTTTGTCAATGGACGGTTTTATGTGATGGGTTCCGACTCCGCCGCTTCCGATGACGGTGCCCATTGGGAGATCCACGACTATACGCAGGGGCTCTACATGGCTCCGGGCCGCCCGGCCGAGATCGAGGCCATCGAATACGGCAACGGTGTCTACACAACCGGCGCACTGAGCGGGCCTTCCCCAGACTATCTGGAACCCGGCTTGAACGACAACCCATGGGTCCCGAGCGCCATTGTCTTCGGGGACGGCATCTTTGCCGGCATCGCCTACAACAGCGTCATCACTTCGACTAACGGCCGCGACTGGACCGATCACTCCTTCAGCCCCCCTTACGGCTTCGAGGATATCGCGTTCGGCGGCGGCCGATTCGTGGCCGTCGGCGGCAACATCATCGCCACGTCCAGCGGTCCGGACGCCTGGACCCAGATTGAGATTCCTTACAACCCGACCGACCAGCACACCACCATGACCGGAGTTGCCTATGGTCTCGGCGAGTTTGTGGTGACCACCACCAACGGAGTCCTCTATCGGTCCCGGGACGGACTGAACTGGACGCGGTTTGTCCACGGCTTCCCGGGAGACTCCGGCAATTCCAACGACCTGCCCTCACTTGCCGACATTACCTTCGGCGATGGGGTGTTCATGGTGGTCGGACACAGGTGGATCTTCCGGTCGGGCAACCTCGACCAATGGACGCGCTCGCCCGCGCCGGTCAGTTCCCTGGACACGGTCGCTTACGGAAACGGCACTTTCGTCGCGGCGACCTCCGGTATCTTCCTCCAACTTGGCCAGCAACCGAATGCCGTGCCCCTCGTCGCCTTCGAAGAGCCCACGGCCGAACTCACCGTCGCCCGCAACGCAATCCAGCACCTCAGGATCCGGGCCTCCGATCCCGAGGGGCGGCTGATCGGAATCCGGCTTCTGGCAAACGGATCCGAGATTGCCTCCTCGAGCACCGGACTTCTCGAACTGGACTGGACTCCGCCGACTTCCGGTACCTTTGGCCTCCTTGCCGAAGCGCGGGACGCGGACGGCATGACGTCAACCGACGCCATCGGGATTCGGGTTCGAGAACCCAACCTTCAGCCGGTCTCTTACCGTACCCGACCGAGAAATGCGATCGACGCGGTTCTGTTCAAGGATCAGTACTTCGTCCTGGATACGCAGGGAAACCTCTGGCGAAGTTCGAACCTCGAGGACTGGTCCGTCGTCTTCTTCCCGGATGTTCCCGGAGCCCGGCGCGAGTTGGTGGCCAATGAGGATGTCCTGCTGATCCGGAGCAGCCCCGATCTGGCCCTGACCCGCGATGGACTGAGCTTCGTCGAGGTCGGAACCCCTTACGCCGGCCGCAGCATTGATCACCTCAGCACCGACGGAGCCGACGGCTTCCTGATGGAGAACGAGGGTATCTTCACTTCCTTCGACGGCGTCGAATGGCTTCCGGTCGGAATCAGCAACTACGGGGTGGATCTGATGGCCATGAACAAGGGATCGATCATCACCGCCGAATCGCGATGGGAATCCGCCACCCTGAGAAGACCCGACGGTGGCAAGGAAGCCTTGCCTCCACCCGCCGAGAGCGAGTGGTTCCGAAGCCTCTTCGCCCACGGGGGCCACTTCTATCTGAAGGGAGACACCTGGGTGGCCCGGTCAATCGATGGTCATGACTGGAAGGTCTGGCAACTCGGCCAGGTCGACTATTCTCACCCCACCGGAGCCTTCACCGACGGCAAAGCGATCGTCCTCTACGGCGGTTCCGCTGATCCGCTCGTCACCACCGACCAGATACACTGGCAGACGATTGCCGTCAAAGGCCTCTCCTCCATCGTCCGTTTCAACGGTTCCTACTACGGAACCACCTGGCAGACCGTTTATCGATCCGACGACCTCGTCCACTGGGACGTCGTCCACCGACTGCCCGAACACGGCGGCACCGTTTCCAGTTCGAAGCTCGTGACCGGCCCGGCCGGCATGCTGGTCTGCCCGGCGGATGGAGTCGGCCTCGGCTATACCCGCGACGGCTCCGTCTGGGTACAGGAGGAAAACCTGTTGCCGTGGGACTATACGGCCAATCTGGTCAACCTCGCGCAGGGCAATGGAGTCTGGGTGGCGTCGACCTACAACTTCGGAGTGAAAACCGGGGCCACCCTGAGCCGGCTCGAACCGTCAGGGACCGATCTCAAAAGGGCCTTCTTCGACGGGACCCGCTTTGTCGCCACGTCCATCTCGGACAACAATGCCGTCTATTTCTCACCCGACGGCCGGGTCTGGCAGAAGCAGGCAGTGGTGGTCCCGCCGAAGGCCAATCTCGAAACCCTGTTCTACCTGAAGGACTCGAACCGGTATGTCGTGGCGGTCAATGCCGACCTCTTCGCCACCACCGCCGACTTTGTCACCTGGACCACCGGGGAATTCCGCGACCGGTTCTCCGGGAATTTCTACGAACTCAACGGCCACGTCATCTCCAATTTCGATGGTGGCTTCCGCCACACCACCGATGGAGTCAATTGGCACCGGGTCGCCCTCAAGGATCAATACGGCTGGCTCTATTGGGCCAACGGGACCTATCTACTTGCCATCGGATATGACCGCGTCGCCGTATCCACCGACCTCCAGGACTGGACGGTCCATCCCCTTCCCGGGAGCCTGCCGTCCCTCCAGTATATGCGGATCATTCCGACCGCCGACGGGTTCTTCGCCGACGACCAGAGCTACAGTGACATCAGTCGCAGCTTCTTCTCTCCTGACGGGATCCATTGGCAACCGGCCACCCTCCCGGGCCGCTACCGCTATACGACCCCGGTTCTTGTGAACGGCACCTGGTACTATCTTGACAACGACGTTCTCGCCCTGGTCGAGACCGACCTGGAACTCGCCGGCGTTTCCGCCCCGGCGGATACCTTCGGCGCAGATGACCCGATCGACCTTCAGATTGAGATCCGCAACGCGTCGGATGAGCCCATCAACGTTCCGGAGGGACTACCCGTAGCGGCATTTCTTGCCGAGGACCGCATCTGGAGCCCGCGCACGGATACCGGGCTGGGAACCGTCCAGACCGGACCGATCGCAATTGACGCCGGTAAGTCCGAGATCCAAACGATCCGATTCATCATCCCGGCCGACGTGCCTCCCGGTCTCCACGGTGTGGCCGTCTGGCTCGACGCAGGCAATCACATCCCCGAACAGAACGAGTTCAACAACTACGCATGGAGTGATAAAGCGGAGATCGACATACCCGAGCGCCGATTGACCACCTCGTCCGACGGTGGGGGCACGATTGACATCCTGCCCTTCCGCCAGCGCTACGCGAACAAGGCGCGCGTCACCCTCGTGCCGATCGAGTCACCCGGGTTTGCCTTCTCCGGATGGGAAGGCGTAACGGAGAGCCATCTCGATACCGCCACAATCCGCATGAATACCGACCGTGAAGTCACCGCCCACTTCGCCCGGGCCCTGACTCTGCGAACCGAGGTCTTGGGTGCCGGAGTGGTCGAGGTCCATCCGGACGAAGGCGTATTTCCGCCCGGAGCCGCCATCAGGCTGAGTGCCCGATCCGAGCCGAATTGGGCCTTCCGCGGATGGTCCGGCGATCAGTCGGGTCCCGAGGCGGATCTCGGCTTCACCATCGAACACGACACGCGGGTCGTCGCCCGCTTTCACCAGTCCGCGGCGGCCTGGAAAAGTCGGATATTCACCGCCGAACAACAGCACGATCCGGCCATCAGCAGCGACCTGGCCGACCCCGACAACGACGGCTCGGTCAATCAGGCGGAGTTTCTCTTCGGAACCGATCCGCTCGACCCGGCCTCGGTGCCGTGGGTCGGGATGATCCCTAATGACCGAGGTACCATTGTCAGGTTTCCTGTGCGCGCCCTGATCGACCTCGAGCCGATCGGCATCGAGATATCCCGCGATATGCAGACTTGGGTGCCACTCGATGTCAGCCTCTCCCCAATCCTGATGGAACCCGGAGCCGGGACGGACCTGGTTGAGATCGAAATCCAGGACGACGTCGCACCTCCACCGTTCTTTATTCGATTCGTCCTCAATCCGGTCGCGGACTGA